A genomic segment from Limosilactobacillus sp. encodes:
- a CDS encoding PhzF family phenazine biosynthesis protein translates to MKMYHVDAFTDQLFAGNPADVCLMDHFPSDEVLQNIAKENMLSETAYLVKDGTDKYQLRWFTPGGEIDLCGHATLATGFVVFQYCQPTSNLVRFETKSGELTVAYVDGHYQMNFPSYPLNQIPVTDEMTATFGVRPLAAYLARDLMCVLPSAADVRNYQLDAAQLAKLPGLLQNITAASDEPKYDSVSRCFAPKLDVLEDPVTGSSHCQIVPYWAQQLGKQQITAFQASPRTGVLYCENQGDRVSLSGDVVLYSVDELKIEE, encoded by the coding sequence ATGAAAATGTACCACGTCGATGCCTTTACCGATCAACTATTTGCGGGCAATCCCGCCGATGTCTGCCTGATGGACCATTTCCCGAGCGATGAGGTCCTGCAGAACATAGCTAAGGAAAACATGCTGTCCGAAACTGCCTACCTGGTTAAGGACGGAACGGACAAGTATCAATTGCGCTGGTTCACGCCAGGCGGTGAAATTGACCTGTGTGGCCACGCAACGCTGGCCACTGGCTTTGTGGTTTTCCAATACTGCCAGCCAACGTCCAACCTAGTGCGTTTTGAGACCAAGAGCGGCGAGCTGACGGTGGCTTACGTTGACGGCCACTACCAAATGAATTTCCCAAGCTATCCGCTTAATCAAATTCCGGTGACGGACGAAATGACCGCGACGTTTGGGGTGCGGCCGCTGGCGGCTTACTTGGCCCGCGATCTGATGTGTGTATTGCCGAGTGCAGCGGACGTGCGTAATTACCAACTAGATGCTGCTCAGTTAGCAAAGTTACCGGGCTTACTGCAAAATATCACCGCAGCAAGCGACGAACCCAAGTATGATTCGGTTTCCCGTTGTTTTGCTCCTAAGTTAGACGTACTAGAAGATCCGGTGACGGGTAGCTCGCATTGCCAAATTGTTCCTTATTGGGCCCAGCAGCTTGGCAAGCAGCAAATCACGGCATTCCAAGCCTCGCCGCGGACCGGTGTTTTGTACTGTGAGAATCAGGGCGACCGCGTTTCGCTGTCTGGAGATGTAGTCCTGTACTCAGTTGACGAACTGAAAATTGAAGAGTAG
- a CDS encoding Y-family DNA polymerase: MKLDYSQEPAGVFLLIDNKSFYATVECSMRGLDPLTTPLVVMSEAANTGGGLVLASSPMAKQLFHISNVNRRRDLPNDERLIVVPPRMNLYIEMNLAVNRIFNEYCADEDLLPYSIDESILDLTHSWRLFGNNILQVIRKIQSQVRNELGLVTTVGLGNNPLQAKIALDVYAKHNREFIGVITNATVRQKIWTIPRLTDVWGINNRTQARLERLGIHNMWELAHCDPFMLRSQLGIMGTQLYATAWGIDRTSLQETILHNDRSLGNSQVLPRDYREKDEIEVVIKEIGAQVAARLRAHNKQCGGVHLWIGYSIGVVDTNGETGFAHSQKLACSTAETSTINRSLIFIFEKYWDGLAPVRHIAVSCTRLAQRYGEQLNLFNVPNPNAIKLEDAMDRIRKRFGKTAIMRANSLKKGGTFIERAGLVGGHSGGQSLE; encoded by the coding sequence ATAAAGTTGGATTATTCGCAAGAACCTGCTGGTGTATTTTTACTAATTGATAATAAATCATTTTACGCTACCGTTGAGTGCTCAATGCGGGGCCTGGACCCGTTGACGACGCCACTAGTGGTGATGTCCGAGGCGGCCAATACGGGAGGCGGTCTGGTCTTGGCCTCATCCCCAATGGCCAAACAGCTTTTTCACATTTCCAACGTTAATCGGAGACGGGACCTGCCAAATGATGAGCGCTTGATTGTCGTTCCACCCCGGATGAACCTATATATCGAGATGAATCTGGCGGTCAACCGGATCTTTAACGAATATTGTGCTGATGAGGATTTGTTGCCATACTCGATCGACGAGTCGATCCTCGATCTGACTCATTCCTGGCGTTTATTTGGCAACAATATTCTTCAAGTGATTCGTAAGATCCAATCTCAGGTTCGAAATGAATTGGGACTGGTGACCACCGTTGGCCTTGGTAATAACCCTCTGCAGGCTAAAATTGCTTTGGACGTCTATGCTAAGCACAATCGAGAGTTCATCGGGGTGATCACGAACGCAACGGTCCGACAAAAGATCTGGACGATCCCAAGGCTTACCGATGTTTGGGGAATCAATAACCGCACGCAGGCTAGACTGGAACGACTAGGAATCCATAATATGTGGGAACTGGCCCACTGTGACCCGTTCATGCTCAGAAGTCAGCTTGGAATAATGGGAACTCAGTTATACGCGACGGCTTGGGGAATCGATCGAACCAGCCTTCAGGAGACCATTCTGCACAATGATCGATCGCTTGGTAATTCTCAAGTGTTGCCGAGAGATTACCGGGAAAAAGATGAGATCGAAGTAGTGATTAAAGAGATCGGTGCCCAGGTTGCCGCCCGTCTTCGTGCCCACAATAAGCAGTGTGGTGGTGTCCACCTTTGGATTGGCTACTCAATTGGTGTGGTGGACACTAACGGTGAGACTGGTTTTGCCCATTCACAGAAGCTAGCATGCTCAACTGCCGAGACGAGTACAATCAATCGCAGTTTAATTTTTATTTTTGAAAAGTATTGGGATGGTCTTGCACCAGTAAGGCACATAGCGGTTTCCTGCACTAGACTTGCCCAACGCTATGGCGAACAACTCAATCTCTTTAATGTTCCTAATCCGAATGCGATCAAACTTGAGGATGCAATGGATCGTATTCGAAAGAGGTTCGGTAAAACAGCAATTATGCGGGCAAACAGCTTAAAGAAAGGTGGCACCTTCATTGAACGAGCCGGATTGGTGGGCGGCCACAGTGGCGGACAGAGTCTGGAGTAG
- a CDS encoding KxYKxGKxW signal peptide domain-containing protein, whose protein sequence is MLNEHKKMYKAGKKWLTAIITVAAITFLGGITTTGVHADATANATVQTESTQSQQNASVQVEQQSKAVTNKAVTNNDNNQATTDENANAVTEDQATSTNTTDHSEVTVSQAKANASNQWVHYDQGWSYTDSQGNWVYNQWQHINNNWYYFNNAGYAQTGWFKSGAGNWFYFDNQNAWALTGWQKINNNWYYFDPTNAWADRGWFQSGAGNWYYFDWNNAWALTGWQKINNTWYYFDPTNAWMDTGWQTINGKSYYFEPSGAWNSSKQNDGLTGTWENHGQDGDIVYWKFKKADGTYANSGWAKINNKWYYFDKDGDINYGILSDGGHDYYLQFGDGSLATNGWYQYKGNWIYAGSDGSLYVGWHQIGNYWYYFVDSNDVHNIVSDGLYYMKSQNKFYDFDNDGHLLTNRSVKLNGKTYYIDGNGVVQGFTLPSSDNWLLSSDCYFQVESNGHVDDNYMH, encoded by the coding sequence TTGCTGAACGAACATAAGAAAATGTATAAGGCTGGCAAAAAGTGGCTAACGGCAATCATTACGGTTGCTGCCATTACCTTTTTGGGTGGGATAACAACAACCGGCGTTCATGCTGATGCCACTGCCAATGCAACAGTACAAACAGAATCAACTCAATCGCAGCAAAATGCTTCGGTACAAGTAGAACAGCAAAGCAAAGCGGTAACCAATAAAGCGGTAACCAATAATGATAACAATCAGGCTACTACAGATGAAAACGCAAACGCTGTTACAGAGGATCAAGCAACATCTACCAATACTACCGATCATAGCGAAGTAACGGTTTCGCAGGCCAAGGCTAATGCAAGCAATCAGTGGGTTCACTATGATCAGGGCTGGTCTTACACCGACAGTCAGGGGAATTGGGTTTATAACCAGTGGCAACACATTAATAATAATTGGTACTACTTCAACAATGCCGGCTACGCTCAAACTGGTTGGTTTAAGAGTGGTGCTGGCAACTGGTTCTACTTTGATAATCAAAATGCCTGGGCGCTGACTGGTTGGCAGAAGATCAACAACAATTGGTACTATTTTGACCCAACGAACGCCTGGGCCGACCGGGGCTGGTTCCAATCCGGTGCCGGCAACTGGTATTATTTCGACTGGAATAACGCCTGGGCGCTGACCGGCTGGCAGAAGATTAATAATACCTGGTACTACTTTGACCCAACGAATGCTTGGATGGATACCGGCTGGCAGACAATTAATGGCAAGAGTTATTACTTTGAGCCATCGGGTGCCTGGAATTCAAGCAAGCAAAATGATGGTCTTACCGGGACCTGGGAAAATCATGGTCAAGATGGTGACATCGTCTATTGGAAGTTCAAAAAGGCTGACGGGACATATGCCAATTCCGGTTGGGCAAAGATCAACAATAAGTGGTACTACTTTGACAAAGACGGCGATATTAATTATGGAATTCTGAGCGACGGTGGTCATGATTACTACCTGCAATTTGGTGACGGTTCATTAGCGACAAACGGTTGGTATCAATATAAAGGCAACTGGATTTACGCAGGATCCGATGGCAGCTTATATGTTGGTTGGCATCAGATTGGCAATTACTGGTATTATTTTGTTGACAGTAATGATGTCCATAATATCGTTTCCGATGGGCTGTATTACATGAAGTCACAAAATAAGTTCTATGACTTTGATAATGATGGCCATTTGCTGACGAACCGCTCCGTAAAGTTAAATGGCAAGACATACTATATTGATGGTAATGGTGTTGTTCAAGGCTTTACGCTGCCATCCTCGGATAATTGGCTTTTAAGCAGTGATTGCTATTTCCAAGTAGAAAGCAATGGTCACGTGGATGACAACTATATGCATTAA